In Dromaius novaehollandiae isolate bDroNov1 chromosome 2, bDroNov1.hap1, whole genome shotgun sequence, one DNA window encodes the following:
- the CHRAC1 gene encoding chromatin accessibility complex protein 1, with amino-acid sequence MAARLSGGENRLVSLPLSRIRVIMKSSPEVSSINQDALFLTAKATELFVQYLATYSYKHGRGKEKSALTYSDLSHTAEECETFQFLADILPKKILASKYLKMLEKEKRDGAVGGDDEDEEEEDDDEDESVEEDVGS; translated from the exons ATGGCGGCGAGGTTGAGCGGCGGCGAGAACCGGCTGGTGTCGCTGCCCCTTTCGCGCATCCGCGTGATCATGAAGAGCTCGCCGGAGGTGTCCAGCATCAACCAGGACGCGCTCTTCCTCACCGCCAAGGCCACG GAGCTTTTTGTTCAGTATTTGGCTACGTACTCCTACAAGCACGGCAGAGGCAAGGAGAAGAGCGCTCTGACGTACAGTGACCTGTCTCATACTGCAGAGGAGTGTGAAACCTTTCAGTTCCTTGCAG ATATTTTACCAAAGAAGATCCTAGCTAGCAAATACctaaaaatgcttgaaaaagaGAAGCGAGATGGAGCAGTGGGGGGCGAtgatgaagatgaggaggaggaagatgatgacGAAGATGAAAGTGTTGAAGAGGATGTTGGATCTTAA